Proteins encoded by one window of Arachis ipaensis cultivar K30076 chromosome B04, Araip1.1, whole genome shotgun sequence:
- the LOC107636487 gene encoding uncharacterized protein LOC107636487, producing MLNFDNQAAGKRRLLQLNELEEFRSQAYEHAKIYKEKAKKWHDDKLARREFVEGQKVLLYNSRLKFFPGKLKSRWSGPFTILKVSPYGHVELMEDKTQRNFTVNGHRLKHYLENSLDEQRVSYNLN from the coding sequence atgttgAACTTTGATAATCAAGCTGCTGGGAAAAGAAGGCTACTACAACTCAATGAGCTAGAAGAATTCAGATCTCAAGCATATGAGCATgccaaaatttacaaggagaaagcaaagaaATGGCATGATGACAAGCTAGCAAGAAGAGAGTTTGTAGAAGGTCAAAAAGTTCTGCTATACAATTCAAGGCTCAAGTTCTTCCCAGGGAAGCTAAAATCAAGATGGTCTGGACCCTTTACAATCCTTAAGGTCTctccctatggtcatgtagagctgaTGGAGGACAAAACACAGAGGAATTTCACTgtgaatggccatagactcaagcaCTACTTGGAAAACTCATTGGATGAGCAAAGAGTGAGCTATAACCTCAATTAA